One part of the Anguilla anguilla isolate fAngAng1 chromosome 11, fAngAng1.pri, whole genome shotgun sequence genome encodes these proteins:
- the wnt1 gene encoding protein Wnt-1 encodes MRILVLLVWVKAACVLLVSSLSGTGAVNNSGRWWGIVNVASSANLLTNSKSVQLVLDPSLALLSRRQRRLIRQNPGILHAIAAGLHAAIKECKWQFRNRRWNCPTTHSPAVFGKIVNRGCRETAFVFAITSAGVTHAVARSCSEGAIESCTCDYRRRGPGGPDWHWGGCSDNVDFGRVFGREFVDSSERGRDLRYLTNLHNNEAGRMTVSSEMRQECKCHGMSGSCTVRTCWMRLPSLRAVGDFLKDRFDGASRVVYANKGSNRASHRADPRHLEPENPAHKPPSPRDLVYFEKSPNFCSYSGKMGTQGTSGRSCNSSSPGLDGCELLCCGRGHRTRTERVTERCHCTFHWCCHVSCLNCTSTQILHQCL; translated from the exons ATGCGGATCCTTGTACTGCTTGTGTGGGTGAAAGCCGCGTGCGTCCTGCTGGTATCCTCGCTCTCCGGCACTGGGGCAGTGAACAATAGCGGCCGATGGTG GGGGATCGTGAATGTAGCTTCCTCTGCCAACCTCCTCACCAACTCAAAGAGCGTGCAGTTGGTCCTGGATCCAAGCCTGGCGTTACTGAGCCGCCGCCAGCGGCGCCTGATCCGCCAGAACCCCGGGATTCTGCACGCTATCGCTGCCGGCTTGCACGCTGCCATCAAGGAGTGCAAGTGGCAGTTCCGCAACCGGCGGTGGAACTGTCCAACCACGCACAGTCCGGCAGTCTTCGGCAAAATCGTCAACCGCG GTTGCAGAGAAACCGCATTTGTGTTCGCAATCACAAGCGCGGGGGTCACCCACGCCGTGGCCCGGTCCTGTTCTGAAGGAGCGATCGAGTCCTGCACCTGTGACTACCGGCGCAGGGGGCCTGGGGGTCCGGACTGGCACTGGGGAGGCTGCAGCGACAACGTGGACTTCGGCAGGGTGTTCGGCCGGGAGTTCGTGGACTCCAGTGAGAGGGGACGAGATCTCCGCTACCTCACCAATCTGCACAACAACGAGGCGGGGAGAATG acggtGTCGTCGGAGATGCGCCAGGAGTGCAAGTGCCACGGCATGTCGGGGTCCTGCACGGTCCGCACCTGCTGGATGCGGCTGCCCAGCCTGCGGGCGGTGGGCGACTTCCTGAAGGACCGCTTCGACGGGGCCTCCAGGGTGGTGTACGCCAACAAGGGCAGCAACCGGGCCTCGCACCGCGCCGACCCGCGCCACCTGGAGCCCGAGAACCCGGCGCACAAGCCGCCCTCGCCGCGCGACCTGGTCTACTTCGAGAAGTCGCCCAACTTCTGCTCCTACAGCGGCAAGATGGGCACGCAGGGCACGTCCGGGCGCAGCTGCAACAGCTCGTCGCCGGGGCTGGACGGGTGCGAGCTGCTCTGCTGCGGCCGCGGGCACCGCACCCGCACCGAGAGGGTGACCGAGCGCTGCCACTGCACCTTCCACTGGTGCTGCCACGTCAGCTGCCTCAACTGCACCAGCACCCAGATACTGCACCAGTGCCTCTAA